One Thermicanus aegyptius DSM 12793 DNA segment encodes these proteins:
- the tilS gene encoding tRNA lysidine(34) synthetase TilS, translating into MEKTLGETVRKHHMIKRGDRVLVGISGGPDSVALAHWLYRHREEYGIEVALAHYHHGLRGKEADEDEAFVRHLAKEWNLPYYVGKAPLKEIHEEELGNLQDLAREYRYRFFRETGEKIGANKIAIAHHLDDQVETMLMRFVRGTGPGGLVGIPYTRPLTPTITVIRPFLEITRKQIEDYLKRNLLCFRIDSSNKKTDYLRNRLRIETIPQLQAINPNLSSVLLHLSEMLREDEDYLASEAEDVFSSLTTYKEPEEIRISLAKWRETPFPLQRRAIKLICNYLVHVEEEVPYFHVEAIRKIFAEDHPKEWNLPWGITVIARYGEGIFRMKRESRGRGFHYPVQIPGSIWIAEMNKRLICSVLHEIPRIDGEHALFDYEEVMKLGPLSLRSRRAGDYLYLKGLAGHRKVKDIFIDEKIPKEKRDQIPLLCAGKEVLWIPGLRKSGKAEVLPGTRLILSCKLEEK; encoded by the coding sequence TTGGAGAAGACCCTCGGGGAGACGGTGAGAAAACATCATATGATAAAACGGGGGGATAGGGTCCTCGTCGGCATCTCCGGAGGCCCCGATTCGGTAGCGTTGGCCCATTGGCTTTATCGTCATCGTGAGGAATATGGGATCGAAGTAGCTTTAGCCCATTACCATCACGGACTTCGGGGGAAAGAGGCAGACGAGGATGAAGCCTTTGTGCGTCATTTGGCGAAGGAATGGAACCTGCCGTATTATGTAGGGAAGGCTCCTCTGAAAGAGATCCATGAGGAGGAACTGGGGAACCTTCAGGATTTGGCTAGGGAATACCGCTATCGTTTCTTTCGGGAAACAGGAGAAAAGATCGGAGCGAATAAGATTGCGATTGCTCACCATTTGGACGACCAAGTGGAAACGATGTTGATGCGCTTCGTGCGGGGGACAGGTCCCGGGGGATTGGTGGGGATTCCGTATACCCGCCCCCTTACCCCGACGATCACGGTGATTCGCCCTTTTTTGGAGATTACCAGAAAACAGATCGAGGATTACCTGAAACGGAACCTGCTCTGCTTTCGTATAGATAGTAGCAATAAAAAGACCGATTATTTGAGGAATCGCTTGCGGATTGAAACGATCCCCCAACTTCAAGCCATCAATCCTAATCTTTCCTCCGTTCTCCTTCATCTGTCGGAAATGCTCAGGGAAGACGAAGATTATCTGGCAAGTGAAGCGGAGGATGTATTCTCTTCCCTCACCACCTACAAAGAGCCTGAAGAAATTAGGATCTCCCTCGCAAAATGGAGGGAAACCCCCTTTCCTTTACAAAGACGGGCAATTAAACTAATATGTAATTACTTGGTTCATGTAGAAGAAGAGGTTCCTTATTTTCATGTTGAGGCGATCCGGAAAATCTTCGCAGAAGATCATCCGAAGGAATGGAATCTCCCTTGGGGGATTACCGTGATTGCTCGATATGGAGAGGGGATCTTCCGCATGAAAAGGGAATCAAGAGGGAGGGGATTTCATTATCCGGTTCAAATTCCCGGTTCCATATGGATTGCAGAAATGAACAAGAGACTTATCTGTTCCGTCCTTCATGAGATTCCCCGGATCGATGGCGAACATGCTCTCTTTGATTATGAAGAGGTTATGAAATTAGGCCCTCTCTCTCTCCGCTCAAGAAGAGCAGGAGATTATCTCTACCTGAAGGGATTAGCCGGACATAGAAAAGTAAAAGATATATTTATTGATGAGAAGATACCTAAAGAAAAGAGGGATCAAATTCCTCTCCTTTGTGCAGGAAAAGAGGTGCTTTGGATCCCTGGACTCAGGAAATCGGGTAAAGCGGAGGTCCTGCCTGGGACTCGCCTGATTCTTTCCTGCAAACTTGAAGAGAAGTGA
- the hpt gene encoding hypoxanthine phosphoribosyltransferase — protein sequence MSGIFEDIKEILIPEEAIDKRIRELGEILSEEYRDKNPLVIAILKGAAPFMSDLTKRMDVYLEMDYMVVSSYGLSTRSSGVVKIIKDLDYDISGRHLLIVEDVIDSGLTLNYIVDLLKRRNPRSLKVVTLLDKPKRRHVDLKPDYIGFEVPDEFVVGYGLDYAEQYRNLPFIGILKPEVYAEK from the coding sequence ATGAGCGGAATTTTTGAGGACATCAAGGAAATCCTAATCCCGGAGGAGGCGATTGACAAGCGAATACGGGAACTGGGTGAAATCTTGAGCGAAGAATATCGGGATAAAAACCCCCTGGTTATTGCCATTTTGAAGGGGGCGGCCCCCTTTATGTCTGATCTGACGAAGAGGATGGATGTTTATCTGGAAATGGATTACATGGTGGTATCGAGTTACGGACTTTCCACCCGCTCTTCGGGTGTGGTAAAGATTATTAAGGATTTAGATTATGATATATCGGGAAGACACCTTCTCATCGTGGAAGACGTGATCGACAGTGGACTTACTTTAAATTATATCGTAGATTTGTTAAAAAGAAGAAATCCCCGCTCCTTAAAGGTGGTTACTCTCCTTGATAAGCCGAAACGCCGCCACGTGGACCTTAAACCGGACTATATCGGTTTCGAAGTACCCGATGAGTTTGTGGTCGGGTATGGATTGGATTACGCCGAACAGTACCGGAATCTCCCATTCATTGGCATATTAAAACCGGAAGTATACGCCGAGAAATGA
- the ftsH gene encoding ATP-dependent zinc metalloprotease FtsH, with the protein MNKMFRNTAFYLIIILVVVGIVQLVAGQGKPTAEIPYSEFRKYLIEDQIQSLRMRQDSGTLYIEGQLKSAPGKEEMFITRAPLYTEQVFNLIDQKIDQNHLVVYNDRAKEGSLWLTFLTSIIPFILMAVLFFFLLNQAQGGGSKVMNFGKSRARLYNDEKKKVTFKDVAGADEEKEELVEIVEFLKDPRKFAALGARIPKGVLLNGPPGTGKTLLARAVAGEAGVPFFSISGSDFVEMFVGVGASRVRDLFETAKKNAPCIIFIDEIDAVGRQRGAGLGGGHDEREQTLNQLLVEMDGFSAHEGIIIIAATNRPDILDPALLRPGRFDRQITVDRPDVRGREEVLKVHARNKPLGPDVDLKTIARRTPGFTGADLENLLNEAALLAARRNKKMIEMAEIDEAIDRVIAGPAKTSRIISEKEKTRVAYHESGHVIAGFYVEHGDEVHKVTVVPRGAAGGYTVPLPKEDSAFPTKNYLLDRITTLLGGRVAEEIVFGDVSTGAYNDFQQATTIARRMVMEFGMSEKLGPLQFGRRQGEVFLGRDIGHEQNYSDAIAYEIDLEIQRIIREQYDRCKVLMNEKRIKLETIAQTLLKVETLTSAQIRSLLEKGRTENDDIIVEEVSPTNVRVILKGEAEGMA; encoded by the coding sequence ATGAACAAGATGTTCCGCAACACCGCTTTTTATCTGATCATCATCCTTGTTGTGGTGGGAATCGTCCAACTCGTCGCAGGACAGGGAAAACCGACGGCGGAGATCCCCTACAGCGAATTTAGAAAATACTTAATCGAGGATCAGATCCAATCCTTAAGGATGAGACAGGATAGCGGAACGCTCTATATAGAAGGTCAATTGAAGTCTGCTCCGGGGAAAGAGGAGATGTTCATCACACGGGCACCTCTTTATACCGAACAAGTCTTTAATTTGATCGATCAAAAAATTGACCAGAACCATCTTGTCGTGTACAACGACAGGGCAAAAGAGGGTTCACTCTGGCTCACTTTCCTCACGTCCATCATCCCATTCATTCTTATGGCCGTTCTCTTCTTTTTCTTGCTGAACCAGGCGCAAGGCGGCGGCAGCAAGGTAATGAACTTTGGCAAAAGCCGGGCCCGTCTCTATAATGATGAGAAGAAGAAAGTAACGTTTAAGGATGTCGCGGGGGCTGATGAGGAGAAAGAGGAATTGGTAGAAATTGTGGAATTTCTGAAAGATCCCCGCAAATTTGCGGCGCTCGGAGCACGAATTCCGAAGGGTGTTCTCTTAAACGGACCGCCCGGTACCGGGAAAACGCTCCTCGCCCGGGCGGTAGCAGGGGAAGCGGGCGTTCCCTTCTTCTCGATCAGCGGCTCCGATTTCGTGGAGATGTTCGTTGGGGTGGGCGCCTCCAGGGTTCGGGATCTGTTCGAGACTGCGAAGAAAAATGCCCCTTGCATCATCTTTATCGATGAGATTGATGCGGTAGGTCGCCAACGTGGGGCAGGTCTCGGGGGAGGACATGATGAACGGGAACAGACATTAAACCAACTCCTCGTAGAAATGGACGGCTTCAGTGCCCATGAAGGGATTATCATTATCGCCGCCACCAACCGTCCGGACATCCTCGATCCGGCTCTTCTCCGCCCAGGACGCTTTGACCGTCAGATTACGGTTGATCGACCGGATGTGAGGGGCAGGGAAGAGGTGCTTAAAGTTCATGCCCGCAATAAACCGCTGGGGCCTGACGTCGATTTGAAGACCATCGCGCGCCGCACGCCCGGATTCACGGGGGCAGATCTGGAGAACCTCCTAAACGAGGCGGCTCTTCTTGCAGCCCGTCGCAATAAAAAAATGATCGAGATGGCGGAAATCGATGAAGCCATTGATCGGGTTATTGCCGGACCGGCAAAGACAAGCCGAATCATCAGCGAAAAGGAGAAAACCCGGGTAGCTTATCATGAATCGGGTCACGTGATCGCCGGATTTTATGTTGAACACGGGGATGAGGTGCATAAAGTAACCGTGGTTCCCCGAGGAGCGGCGGGGGGATATACCGTTCCTCTGCCGAAGGAAGATTCCGCTTTCCCTACGAAAAATTATCTTCTGGATCGTATCACAACCCTTTTGGGAGGACGTGTTGCGGAGGAGATCGTCTTTGGGGATGTGAGTACCGGAGCCTATAATGATTTTCAGCAGGCGACAACTATTGCCCGCCGTATGGTGATGGAGTTTGGGATGAGCGAGAAGTTAGGCCCCCTCCAATTTGGTCGCAGGCAGGGGGAGGTTTTTTTAGGCAGAGATATTGGACATGAACAGAACTACAGCGATGCCATCGCGTATGAGATCGATTTGGAGATTCAACGGATCATTCGGGAACAATATGATCGCTGCAAAGTACTGATGAACGAAAAACGGATAAAATTGGAGACGATTGCCCAAACTCTGCTGAAGGTAGAGACTTTAACGAGTGCACAGATCCGTAGCCTTTTGGAAAAGGGGCGAACGGAAAACGATGATATCATCGTGGAAGAGGTATCCCCGACGAATGTACGGGTGATTCTAAAAGGAGAAGCAGAAGGGATGGCGTAG
- a CDS encoding formate--tetrahydrofolate ligase, giving the protein MSAITEKIPTDIEIARSAKMKPITEIASGWGINEDEIELYGKYKAKIHLSLLKRLQDRPDGHLVLVTSINPTPAGEGKTTVTVGLGQAMNRIGKKAVIALREPSLGPVFGLKGGAAGGGYSQVVPMEEINLHFTGDFHAVTTAHNLLAALMDNHLHQGNELHLDPRRILWRRVMDMNDRSLREIVIGLGGKKNGVPREDGFDISVASEVMAILTLSENIEDLKESLGKMLIGYTYENQPVFARDLKAEGAMALLLKDALMPNLVQTMENTPAFIHGGPFANIAHGTNSILATKMALKLGEYAVTEAGFGADLGAEKFFHITSRKGNFTPAAVVVVATLRALKMHGGVPKERLGEENRLAVKIGFENLKKHVGTIRRVGLPPVVAINRFIHDHEGEIEELFDLCRREHLPVALTEVWEKGGEGGAELARLVVETVEKGKHSFRPLYSVDQGIEEKIGSIAREAYGADGVEFTDEAKKQIRFFKEQGWDKLPICMAKTQYSLSDRPKLLGRPKGFTITVRELKASLGAGFLVAFTGDILTMPGLPKEPAAIHMNVDGDGNVYGLF; this is encoded by the coding sequence ATGAGTGCCATAACGGAAAAGATCCCCACAGATATCGAGATTGCCAGAAGCGCGAAAATGAAACCGATTACAGAAATCGCTTCGGGATGGGGGATTAATGAAGACGAGATAGAACTTTACGGAAAATATAAAGCGAAGATCCACCTTTCACTTTTAAAGAGACTTCAGGATAGGCCGGATGGACATCTCGTTCTCGTTACCTCCATCAATCCAACCCCGGCTGGAGAGGGAAAGACAACCGTAACGGTAGGATTAGGTCAGGCGATGAACCGAATTGGAAAAAAAGCGGTGATCGCGCTGAGGGAGCCTTCATTGGGCCCTGTTTTTGGGTTAAAGGGTGGGGCGGCCGGAGGAGGGTACTCACAGGTGGTTCCCATGGAGGAGATCAATCTTCATTTTACCGGGGATTTTCATGCCGTTACTACCGCCCATAATTTATTAGCGGCCTTGATGGATAATCATCTTCACCAAGGGAACGAACTTCATCTCGACCCCCGGCGTATCCTCTGGAGGAGGGTTATGGATATGAATGACCGCTCCTTAAGAGAGATCGTCATCGGTCTCGGGGGAAAGAAAAACGGAGTGCCTCGGGAAGACGGATTTGATATCTCCGTTGCCTCCGAAGTGATGGCCATCCTTACTCTCTCCGAAAACATCGAGGATTTGAAAGAATCGTTGGGGAAAATGCTTATTGGTTACACCTATGAGAATCAGCCTGTATTCGCAAGGGATCTTAAAGCGGAAGGAGCCATGGCCCTTTTGTTAAAGGATGCCCTCATGCCGAATCTGGTTCAGACCATGGAGAATACACCGGCCTTTATTCACGGAGGACCATTCGCCAATATTGCCCACGGAACCAACAGCATCTTGGCTACGAAAATGGCCCTCAAACTAGGGGAATACGCCGTAACGGAGGCGGGGTTTGGAGCAGATCTTGGCGCGGAGAAATTCTTTCACATCACTTCCCGAAAGGGGAACTTTACCCCGGCTGCCGTGGTCGTCGTGGCTACACTGCGAGCCCTTAAGATGCATGGAGGGGTGCCTAAAGAGCGATTGGGGGAAGAAAATCGGCTTGCTGTAAAGATCGGGTTTGAAAATTTAAAGAAACATGTAGGTACAATCCGGCGTGTCGGCCTTCCTCCCGTCGTGGCGATCAATCGCTTCATTCACGATCATGAGGGGGAGATCGAAGAGCTATTTGATCTATGCAGAAGGGAGCATCTCCCGGTCGCCCTAACCGAGGTATGGGAGAAGGGAGGGGAGGGGGGTGCAGAATTGGCCCGCCTCGTGGTGGAGACGGTGGAAAAAGGGAAGCATTCCTTTCGTCCGCTCTATTCGGTGGATCAAGGGATTGAAGAGAAGATTGGGTCCATCGCCAGGGAGGCTTACGGTGCAGACGGGGTGGAGTTTACCGATGAAGCCAAAAAGCAGATCCGCTTTTTTAAAGAGCAGGGATGGGATAAACTGCCGATCTGCATGGCTAAAACCCAATACTCCCTTTCCGATCGCCCGAAGTTACTGGGGAGGCCGAAAGGCTTTACCATCACGGTACGGGAGTTGAAGGCCTCCTTGGGGGCGGGATTCCTCGTGGCTTTTACCGGAGATATCTTAACCATGCCCGGCCTGCCCAAGGAACCGGCCGCCATTCATATGAATGTGGACGGAGACGGGAATGTGTATGGCCTTTTCTAG
- a CDS encoding type III pantothenate kinase, protein MLLVMDVGNTNIVIGIFKEDQLIHQWRMATDRHKTEDELGMHLKMFFDSVGIGFHQIDGLMISSVVPPLRFALEQLGKKYFHHPPLFVGQGVDIGLTIRQDHPQEVGADRIVNAVAAIKEYGPPLIIVDFGTATTFCLVNDEGIYLGGAITPGIHISMEALYQNASKLPKIEFAKPASVVGRNTVMAMQSGVYYGYVGLVDGIVNRLKKEVKKDPKVIATGGLAELIRSDSETIDVVDSTLTLKGLKIIYDRNRSLSGKI, encoded by the coding sequence ATGCTCTTAGTGATGGATGTGGGAAATACCAATATTGTGATCGGCATTTTTAAAGAAGATCAATTGATTCACCAATGGAGAATGGCTACCGATCGGCATAAGACGGAAGATGAGCTGGGCATGCACCTTAAGATGTTCTTTGATAGCGTAGGGATTGGATTTCATCAAATTGACGGATTGATGATCTCCAGCGTCGTCCCCCCCCTAAGGTTCGCTCTGGAGCAACTGGGGAAGAAATATTTCCATCACCCTCCCCTTTTCGTCGGCCAGGGAGTGGACATAGGCCTTACGATACGGCAGGATCATCCTCAAGAGGTGGGGGCGGACAGGATCGTCAATGCGGTTGCGGCCATTAAAGAATATGGCCCCCCGCTCATTATCGTTGACTTTGGAACAGCCACCACATTCTGTCTGGTTAATGATGAAGGAATCTATCTTGGGGGAGCCATTACTCCGGGGATTCACATCTCGATGGAGGCCCTTTATCAAAATGCCTCTAAGCTGCCTAAGATTGAGTTCGCCAAGCCGGCGTCGGTCGTTGGAAGAAATACGGTGATGGCGATGCAGTCCGGGGTTTATTATGGGTATGTGGGGCTGGTAGATGGGATTGTTAACCGCCTAAAGAAAGAAGTAAAGAAAGATCCCAAGGTCATCGCAACCGGCGGACTGGCAGAATTAATTCGCTCCGATTCGGAGACGATTGATGTGGTTGATTCCACATTAACCCTTAAAGGATTAAAGATCATTTATGATCGAAATCGCTCTCTGAGTGGAAAGATATAA
- the hslO gene encoding Hsp33 family molecular chaperone HslO, giving the protein MALQGDYLVRATAFDGQIRAFAVRTTETLQEITNRLDLWATASAAVGRTISAGAMMGAMLKGKERLTISIHGNGPIGRIVVDANAKGEVRGYATNPHVHFPLNEQGKLDVARAVGKEGTLYVVKDLGLQEPYRGSSPIISGEIAEDFTYYFATSEQTPSAVGLGVLVNPDHSILASGGFILQVMPEAEEEAINTLEERLKIIPSVSGMVEKGLTPEEMLKEVVGREVRILHEQPIRFHCGCSYEKSLAALSSLGTEVLKEYVEKGEEPEILCHFCRERYVIPVAKVEEVIKSREWNETS; this is encoded by the coding sequence ATGGCGTTACAAGGAGATTACTTGGTGCGGGCGACGGCATTTGATGGGCAGATCCGGGCTTTTGCCGTCCGGACCACGGAAACGCTTCAGGAGATAACGAATCGTTTGGATTTATGGGCAACGGCTAGCGCGGCCGTCGGTAGAACGATTAGTGCCGGTGCCATGATGGGAGCCATGTTAAAAGGGAAAGAGAGGTTGACCATTTCGATCCACGGCAATGGCCCAATCGGGCGAATCGTCGTCGATGCCAACGCCAAGGGAGAAGTGAGGGGGTATGCTACCAACCCTCATGTTCATTTTCCACTCAATGAGCAAGGGAAACTGGACGTGGCGAGAGCGGTGGGTAAGGAAGGAACCCTTTATGTAGTTAAGGATTTAGGCCTTCAGGAACCTTATCGCGGCAGCTCACCCATCATCTCCGGCGAGATTGCCGAGGATTTTACCTACTATTTCGCCACCTCCGAGCAGACTCCTTCTGCCGTAGGATTAGGGGTACTGGTGAATCCCGATCATTCCATTCTTGCTTCAGGCGGATTTATCCTTCAAGTGATGCCGGAAGCAGAGGAGGAGGCGATAAACACCTTAGAAGAGCGTCTAAAGATCATCCCCTCCGTTTCCGGGATGGTGGAAAAGGGGCTAACCCCCGAGGAGATGTTAAAAGAGGTGGTCGGGCGAGAGGTCCGTATCCTTCATGAGCAACCGATTCGCTTCCATTGTGGTTGCTCCTATGAAAAATCCCTCGCCGCTCTCAGCAGTTTAGGGACAGAAGTGCTAAAGGAATACGTAGAAAAAGGAGAAGAACCGGAAATCCTCTGTCATTTTTGCCGTGAGCGTTATGTGATTCCTGTCGCCAAGGTGGAAGAGGTGATAAAAAGCCGAGAATGGAACGAGACCTCTTGA
- a CDS encoding anthranilate synthase component II, producing MIFVIDNYDSFTFNLVQYLGELGKQVEVARNDRITIAEIKERNPEAILISPGPCTPNEAGISLEVVLHLGKEYPILGVCLGHQAIIQAFGGRIIPAPRLMHGKTSEIYHHGKGIYEGLPSPFPAARYHSLIGEEQSLPDVLEVTAWTDRGEIMGVRHKQLPIEGVQFHPESILTQYGKKILHQWINKISA from the coding sequence ATGATTTTCGTGATTGATAATTATGACTCCTTCACGTTTAATTTGGTGCAATATTTGGGTGAGTTGGGCAAACAGGTGGAAGTGGCCAGGAATGACCGGATCACTATCGCAGAGATTAAGGAGAGAAATCCCGAGGCGATCCTGATCTCCCCGGGACCTTGTACGCCGAATGAAGCAGGAATCAGCCTTGAAGTGGTTCTTCATTTGGGGAAGGAGTATCCCATTTTGGGGGTTTGTTTAGGGCATCAGGCGATCATACAAGCGTTTGGAGGGAGAATCATCCCTGCACCCCGCCTCATGCATGGAAAAACATCGGAGATCTATCATCATGGAAAGGGGATTTATGAAGGGCTTCCGTCTCCCTTTCCGGCCGCCCGCTATCACTCCCTCATTGGAGAAGAGCAGAGCCTTCCTGATGTTTTGGAGGTAACCGCATGGACCGACCGGGGTGAAATTATGGGTGTGAGGCATAAGCAACTGCCTATTGAAGGGGTTCAATTCCACCCTGAATCGATTCTGACTCAATACGGCAAAAAGATATTGCATCAGTGGATAAATAAAATTAGCGCATAA
- the folP gene encoding dihydropteroate synthase — protein sequence MNRYNLIHLYPKNREEIGEIFARFGEGEAERENLLQKGQFFFLFVQDLPWKAAIKLKEEFRSCGGEVLLENKGEDSLSPHTNALLMGRNGEYMELVQKLKNQPFGLKRLSVEVMELLQKEKEYGRILEMPLPHGASPLIIGEKTLIMGILNVTPDSFSDGGRYNTLEKAIAHAEELVEAGADIIDVGGESTRPGYEKVAEEEELKRVIPVIEELSKRISLPISIDTYKAAVAKKAIEAGAHIINDVWGAKGDPHMPVVVAESKAPVILMHNRKARNYRDLIPDMLNDLRVSIDLILAAGGKEEQIIIDPGIGFAKDYEENLTVMHHLREFSSLGYPILLGTSRKSMIGKTLDLPVEERIEGTIATVVYGIEQGAEIVRVHDVKEVARAVRMTDAMVRRGWRHG from the coding sequence GTGAACCGATATAATCTCATTCATCTTTACCCGAAGAACAGGGAGGAGATCGGTGAGATCTTTGCCCGCTTTGGGGAGGGAGAAGCAGAACGAGAAAATTTGCTACAAAAAGGGCAATTCTTCTTCCTTTTCGTACAAGATTTGCCGTGGAAAGCGGCCATAAAGTTAAAGGAGGAATTCCGATCTTGCGGCGGAGAGGTCCTGTTGGAGAATAAAGGGGAGGATTCCCTTTCTCCCCATACCAATGCTTTACTGATGGGGAGAAATGGCGAATATATGGAGCTGGTTCAAAAATTAAAGAATCAACCGTTTGGCTTGAAGAGGTTAAGTGTGGAGGTGATGGAACTTTTACAAAAAGAGAAGGAGTATGGCCGGATCCTGGAGATGCCGCTTCCCCATGGGGCTTCTCCCCTCATCATCGGGGAAAAAACCCTTATTATGGGAATTCTTAATGTAACCCCCGATTCCTTTTCCGACGGAGGGCGTTACAACACGTTGGAAAAAGCAATCGCCCATGCCGAGGAGTTGGTGGAGGCAGGCGCGGATATTATCGATGTCGGCGGAGAATCGACACGCCCAGGCTATGAAAAGGTAGCGGAAGAAGAGGAATTAAAGAGGGTTATCCCTGTGATCGAAGAACTGAGCAAGCGAATTTCCCTGCCGATTTCCATCGATACATATAAAGCGGCCGTAGCCAAGAAGGCCATCGAGGCGGGTGCCCACATCATCAACGATGTATGGGGAGCGAAGGGAGACCCCCATATGCCTGTGGTGGTCGCTGAATCAAAAGCACCGGTCATCCTCATGCATAACCGTAAAGCGAGAAATTATCGGGATCTTATTCCGGATATGCTGAACGATCTCCGCGTTTCCATCGACTTGATTTTAGCGGCAGGGGGGAAAGAGGAACAGATCATCATTGACCCGGGTATCGGATTTGCCAAGGATTATGAAGAAAATTTAACGGTGATGCATCATCTTCGGGAATTTTCCTCCCTGGGATATCCCATTCTCCTGGGTACTTCAAGGAAATCGATGATCGGTAAAACCCTTGATCTTCCGGTAGAGGAGAGGATCGAGGGGACGATTGCCACTGTCGTCTATGGCATCGAACAAGGTGCAGAGATCGTACGGGTACACGATGTAAAGGAAGTGGCCAGGGCTGTAAGGATGACAGATGCGATGGTGAGAAGAGGGTGGAGGCATGGATAA
- the folB gene encoding dihydroneopterin aldolase encodes MDKLFIRGMQFYGYHGVFPEENKLGQLFIVDVECTLSLREAGLTDRLENTVDYAELYKDVKEVMEGKPCKLLETLAERICDRIFGRNERIDEVRLEIRKPNPPIPGHYREVGIVMERRRHG; translated from the coding sequence ATGGATAAGCTCTTCATTCGGGGTATGCAATTTTATGGTTACCATGGCGTTTTTCCGGAAGAAAACAAGTTGGGCCAGCTTTTTATCGTCGATGTGGAGTGCACGTTGTCCTTGAGGGAGGCAGGGCTTACCGACCGTCTGGAAAATACGGTAGATTATGCCGAACTTTATAAAGATGTGAAAGAGGTGATGGAAGGGAAGCCTTGTAAGCTTCTTGAAACCCTGGCAGAGAGGATTTGCGACCGAATCTTTGGGCGAAACGAAAGGATCGATGAAGTCCGATTGGAGATAAGAAAGCCCAATCCTCCCATCCCAGGCCACTATCGGGAGGTAGG